The following coding sequences lie in one Clarias gariepinus isolate MV-2021 ecotype Netherlands chromosome 27, CGAR_prim_01v2, whole genome shotgun sequence genomic window:
- the sgcb gene encoding beta-sarcoglycan: MASEQESSNGPVKKSMREKAIERRNVSKEHNSNFKAGYVPIEEERLHKTGLRGRKGNIAVCIIVLLFLLALINLIITLVIWTVIRIGPNGCDSMEFHESGLLRFKQKADMGVVHPLYKSTVGGRKDQDLVITGNNNPVVFQQGNTRLSVEKDKTSITSDLGISFTDPRTQNTFFSTDFDNHEFHLPKQVKVLNVKKASTERITCNASSDLMIKGDGKAIIRGNEGVFIMGKTVEFRMGGDIELKAENSIVLNGSVMFSPSRIPNTSQGGELYFNEGLERYKLCMCADGTLFRVQVKYPNMGCQTTDNPCGAAH, from the exons GAAAGCTCAAATGGTCCGGTGAAGAAGTCGATGCGGGAGAAAGCCATTGAGCGAAGGAACGTTAGTAAGGAGCACAACAGTAACTTCAAGGCTGGATATGTGCCCATAGAGGAGGAGAGACTCCACAAGACTGGGCTAAGGGGTCGAAAAGGCAACATTGCTGTGTGCATCATAGTCCTGCTCTTCCTGCTTGCACTCATCAACCTCATT ATAACTCTGGTGATCTGGACGGTTATTCGGATCGGCCCTAACGGTTGTGACAGTATGGAGTTCCATGAGAGTGGTTTGCTGCGCTTTAAGCAGAAAGCTGACATGGGCGTGGTCCATCCACTGTACAAAAGCACTGTGGGAGGGAGGAAAGATCAGGACCTTGTCATTACTGGCAACAACAACCCA GTGGTGTTTCAACAAGGGAACACTAGGCTAAGTGTTGAGAAGGACAAGACATCTATCACCAGTGACCTAGGCATTTCCTTCACTGACCCACGCACACAAAACACCTTCTTTAGCACAGACTTTGATAACCACGAGTTCCACTTGCCCAAACAGGTTAAAGTGCTCAATGTAAAGAAAGCCTCCACAGAAAGG ATCACTTGCAACGCATCGTCTGATCTCATGATTAAGGGTGACGGCAAGGCTATCATTCGTGGAAATGAGGGCGTCTTCATCATGGGCAAGACAGTGGAGTTCAGGATGGGCGGTGATATTGAGCTCAAAGCT GAGAACAGCATTGTTCTGAATGGCTCGGTGATGTTTAGTCCATCGCGCATCCCTAACACCTCGCAGGGGGGTGAGCTGTACTTCAATGAAGGTCTGGAGAGGTACAAGCTCTGCATGTGTGCAGATGGGACCCTTTTCAGAGTGCAGGTCAAATATCCCAACATGGGATGCCAGACCACGGACAACCCCTGCGGAGCGGCGCACTGA